The following is a genomic window from Amycolatopsis acidiphila.
CCTCGGGTTCGACGGGCAAGCCGAAGCTCGCGGCGCACCGGGCGTCCGCGGTCGTCGAGCACGCCCGCCGGGACGCCGAGTGCACCGGCATCGGGCCAGGCGACGTGGTGGTCTGCGCGCTGCCGCTGTCCGGGGTGTTCGGGTTCAACACCGCGATGGCGACCATCGCCGGTGGTGGAACCTGTTTGCTGGAGCCGGTTTTCGAGGAGCACGCGGTGCTCGCCGACATGGCGCGCTGGCGGGCGACGCACCTGGTGGGTGGGGACGACCTGGTCGTCCGGCTCGCCGACGCCTGGCGCGGGGAGGACCTGAAGTCCTGGCGCTGGCTGGGCATGGCGGACTTCATCGGGAAGTCCGAGAGCCTCGCGAAGTGGGCGCAGCGGGAGTTCGGCACGGCGACGACGGGTGTCTACGGCTCGTCGGAAGTGTTCGCGCTGACCGCGATGTGGCCGCTCGACGAGCCCGCGCCCCGGCGCTGGCGGGGCGGCGGGCGACTCGTGTCGCCGCGGATCGAGGCGCGCGTGGCCGACGGCGAGCTGCAGCTGCGCGGGCCGAACGTCGTCGACGCGTACCTGGGCGACCCGGACGTGCGGAGCTTCACCGACGACGGCTGGTTCCGCACCGGGGACCTGGCGGAGATCGCCGAGGACGGCGGCATCACGTTCATCTGCCGGATGGGGGACGTGTTGCGGTTGCGTGGTTTCCTGGTCGATCCCGCGGAGATCGAGCACCGGCTCGCCGAGCACGAGGCCGTCGTGACTGCGAAGGTGGTCGGTGTGCGCGGGGACGAAGGCGACGAGGCGGTCGGGTTCGTCGTCGCCGAGGGCGACGTCGACGGCGAGACGTTGCGCGAGTGGTGCGGCGAGACACTGGCGAAGTTCAAGGTGCCCGCGCAGATCCACGTCATCGACGAGATGCCGACGACGTCCGGCACGAACGGAACCAAGATCAGGGCGGCGGCGCTGCGGGAACGGGCCCAGCGCGAACGAGAGGCAGCACGATGAGCGAGGTTGTGATCTGTGAACCCCTCCGCACCCCGGTGGGGCGCTACGGCGGGATGTTCAAGGGCGTGCCGGCGGCGAAACTGGCGTCGACGGTCGTCGCCGAGCTCGTCAAGCGCACCGGGGTCGCGCCGGACTCGATCGAGGACGTCATCTTCGGCCAGTGCTATCCAAACGGTGAGGCCCCGGCCATCGGACGGGTCGCGGCGCTGGACGCCGGGCTGCCGGTGGACGTGCCGGGCGTGCAGGTGGACCGGCGGTGCGGCTCGGCGCTGCAGGCGGTGCTCGACGCGGCGATGAGGGTGCAGACCGGCGCGCAGGAGGTGGTGTTCGCGGGCGGCGCGGAGAGCATGAGCGGTGTGGAGTTCTACACCGACGCGATCCGCTGGGGTGTGCGCGGGCCCGGCGTCGAGCTGAAGGACCGGCTGGCGCGCGGGCGGCTGACCGCGGGCGGGGACAACTACCCGGTGCCCGGCGGGATGCTGGAGACCGCGGAGAACCTGCGCCGCGAGTACGGCATTCCGCGGGATGAGCAGGATCTGCTCGCGCTGCACTCGCATCAGCGCGCGGTCGCGGCGATCGAGGACGGGCGCTTCGGGGAGGAGGTCGTGCCCGTGACGGTCGCCGGCCGGCGCGGGGAAACGGTGTTCGACCGCGACGAGCATCCC
Proteins encoded in this region:
- a CDS encoding AMP-binding protein, which codes for MSLLSLLTARDAKSVVAIDAHPTAPVEVRTGELLDRVRAVAGSLRRAGIGRGDCVAVWLPNWSDALCWQFATASLGAHVIGVNTRYNVDEVRHVLHRARPKVIAVAHDFHGLDLADRLRRAVDDVAPAVAVVAGPHGEPPADLGHYDVGGGAWVAGGEGELSESGDELAVAFTTSGSTGKPKLAAHRASAVVEHARRDAECTGIGPGDVVVCALPLSGVFGFNTAMATIAGGGTCLLEPVFEEHAVLADMARWRATHLVGGDDLVVRLADAWRGEDLKSWRWLGMADFIGKSESLAKWAQREFGTATTGVYGSSEVFALTAMWPLDEPAPRRWRGGGRLVSPRIEARVADGELQLRGPNVVDAYLGDPDVRSFTDDGWFRTGDLAEIAEDGGITFICRMGDVLRLRGFLVDPAEIEHRLAEHEAVVTAKVVGVRGDEGDEAVGFVVAEGDVDGETLREWCGETLAKFKVPAQIHVIDEMPTTSGTNGTKIRAAALRERAQREREAAR
- a CDS encoding acetyl-CoA C-acetyltransferase; protein product: MSEVVICEPLRTPVGRYGGMFKGVPAAKLASTVVAELVKRTGVAPDSIEDVIFGQCYPNGEAPAIGRVAALDAGLPVDVPGVQVDRRCGSALQAVLDAAMRVQTGAQEVVFAGGAESMSGVEFYTDAIRWGVRGPGVELKDRLARGRLTAGGDNYPVPGGMLETAENLRREYGIPRDEQDLLALHSHQRAVAAIEDGRFGEEVVPVTVAGRRGETVFDRDEHPRADSSLESLAALRPVLGRDDPEATVTAGNSSGQNDGAAVCLVTTMDKAEQLGLQPFARLVSWAVAGVPPRTMGIGPVPATEKALARAGLRLADMDLIELNEAFAAQVLAVTREWGFGVADFERLNVNGSGISLGHPVGATGVRILTTMLREMRRRGSRYGLETMCIGGGQGLAAIFERVA